One window of the Candidatus Zixiibacteriota bacterium genome contains the following:
- the fliE gene encoding Flagellar hook-basal body complex protein FliE, producing the protein MSNTVGQVTRLVPGLQKGIEKSGAVTGDEGGANFTEMFGKMLNSVNNLQTEAARAQQLAATGEAADLHQVMIAVEEAGISMDLLLEIRNKLVDAYQTLVRMPM; encoded by the coding sequence ATGAGTAATACTGTCGGTCAAGTGACCCGGCTGGTTCCGGGTCTGCAGAAGGGAATTGAGAAGAGCGGTGCGGTTACCGGCGATGAGGGCGGAGCCAATTTCACGGAAATGTTCGGCAAGATGCTGAATTCCGTGAATAATCTTCAGACGGAAGCGGCCCGCGCTCAGCAATTGGCCGCGACCGGCGAGGCGGCCGACCTTCATCAGGTAATGATTGCGGTCGAAGAAGCGGGCATCTCCATGGACCTTCTTCTGGAAATCCGCAATAAACTGGTGGATGCCTATCAGACCCTGGTCCGCATGCCGATGTAG
- a CDS encoding hypothetical protein (Evidence 5 : Unknown function): MKINATGIDAYRNILSDNQVGRKQVGPENKIEQSGKVQIPVQDKAPGSKLGVNLKSGSFADMLSPEEKQALEMIFEKFRGAEGRSYEENGASDKPRLGNIVDIKL; this comes from the coding sequence ATGAAAATTAACGCAACGGGAATTGATGCTTATCGCAATATTTTGAGCGATAACCAGGTCGGCCGCAAGCAGGTCGGACCTGAAAACAAAATCGAACAGAGCGGGAAAGTACAAATACCGGTTCAAGACAAGGCCCCCGGTTCCAAATTGGGGGTCAATTTGAAAAGCGGGAGTTTTGCCGATATGCTTTCGCCGGAAGAGAAACAGGCCCTGGAAATGATTTTTGAGAAATTCCGTGGTGCCGAAGGACGATCTTACGAAGAGAACGGGGCGAGCGACAAACCTCGCCTGGGTAATATAGTCGATATCAAGTTATGA